DNA from Drosophila gunungcola strain Sukarami chromosome 3L unlocalized genomic scaffold, Dgunungcola_SK_2 000002F, whole genome shotgun sequence:
GCACCTTTTGGGGTTCTTGCACTTCTTATTCGGAATGCGAGTGTGGCACCAGTTGTTGCCCTTCCAGCAACGCTTCTTGTGGGTGGATGAGGCAGTGGTCGAGGTGGTTGCCGACGCCgatgttgtcgttgttgctgcAGTGGTTGTCGTAGTGGTGGCAGCAGTGGTAGTCGTGGCAGTATCGTCAGTACCACTTGCAGAATAAGCCAACTGAATGGCCAAGGCAATAAGAGCGACCACGAAAAGGAACTTCATCTTGAATTGTACTGGGATCTTTGGGAACTGCTGGGCTTGGACTATCGAGTGTTGTGATTAACTGAAATTCAGGCAACCACTTATATAGGCAACCGCCAAGTTCCGCCTCAACCGCGTTTGCCTTTTGCTATTTactccatttttattttttaccaaCGCTTAAAGCGAGAAGAACAGAAAATAGTCAAATATTTGCCAAGCAAACTTAACTCAATTTATGTATAGACAAGCCCACTTTACATCTGCCAAAAGTTCAATTACAAATTGGTtactgcaaataaaaaatactgaATTATACAACAGAATTCAAATAAAGCTGCAAATACAGAATATTTcctatattttattaaagagtTGGGCttgtaacaattttttgtttaattgttgttttaaattaatgtttgcAACTGAAGGCCCCGTATTTTGACTTACGTTTTTAAATGTACTAAAAGAtctgaaaaaaagaaacattaaaaagaaaaccacgcaatattttttttcacatttaaaaaatttattgtttttttttgtattgtattttttattttttaatcaacttttacacagagaaaaaaattaaattgcaatttttgcatttgtttgtttaatttgattaattaaaatttgttaaattgctAGAATTTGTTAAGCGctactaaaatttaaatttgttttattttcatttgttttgcttcATTACATACACTCATAATCATATAGGTAGTATAtggtatacatatataatatatattttgtatcttCCCCTCTCATTCTTTTGTTTCAGCTCTCGCCTTAGACTCATTATTCGTTACAGACCTATTGCCACATATATAATGGAAATCGTTAAACCTTACTTCGTCACATAACTATGTGGTGTACAACAGAGACGCACATCAACGATACTTTAGAACAATGTATCATTCCCTTGAATATTTGATTTGTCGTTACTGAAACAAGCGCAGATGTGAACTGGAAAATATTCGGGAGGGAATCGGATTCTAAGAGTTTTCTTTGCTGATTGAGCGCAGCCGAAACTAGAACTTAAAGTGgaaatgataatgataatgacaATGAAATCTGGCTCAGATTGCATATGGTGGGATAAtcgtttgaatttaaattcctATCGATAATCAAAGATGCCATACTGATTTCGGTCGCAATTGGAatgcagttttaatttaaatttagatttggGGTCTATTCAGCTTTGAAGAAGGGGTCTCTAGTTTTAcggatagagagagagagagttaGAGTTATTTGCTTTCGATTTTACTTTTGAGGCGAtcgtttttaattgatttgtaatttgtaatttgatttttgaatgCATTAATTGGTTCCCTTaaacaacacacacatacattgAAAATATACATTAGTACTGCCGTAGTAGTAATCGTAATATTTGCCTTAATCGGTAACTCTGTAGTCTGTAATAGAATGTGTAAAAATTCtacaatatatatagatatatccATACATCTATTTTACATTCATATATAGAACTTTTTGCATACCCTTGcgtaaatacatatttatatccGCTTGTCTATGGGTTTGATACTATTCACgattttgttttcgcttttcgttttcgtttttgtttttggtttatcattattgtttacaaaatacTTTGAGGAGCACTGGACAGATCTAAGATTCATTTCTTTCCTTGTATCTCTATACAGTTTACACTTATCCATGGAAAacgtaacaaaaaaaatctccGAAAACTGGAGCTTGTTTCTCTACTTCAAAAGACAATATTCGATTACAAAAAAAGCTCAAGAAACCACATAGAAACGCTGCGAGATCTACAATCTAACAAGGTCTGTTAAAATCGTAAACGAAAAAATGTTCGGCAAATGATATTGGAAATtctacaaattaaaatctccTACAACTACtttgttattaatttcatcaattgaacaaaaggaaatcattgcaataattattttttctcgctttcttcaaatttaattttatttaagattactttgtttgttattaaatagATCACATTCATGGTTCTATTTCTTTACTTGCTTTATTTATGTTCacatttaaatagttaatacaatatatatttagtttttgtttcttcTCATTTATTGCTGCTACGGTGGCCCTATTTACATACACTATATATCTTTAGTATATGCATATgcttatgtgtgtgtttgtgtctAATGAACGAATGGAGTTGAAAAAGTCGATACTTGAGTTTGAGATGGCTAAAACATTTGTTATGCGTTAGAGGGTTCTTGGCATTTTACACCTGGGTTAAcctaaataagtttaaagcaAGTTTTACAtacttaaattgtattttcttttgtgtAATTTTCCTTACGCTCTTTTCTTTATCATATAATGAGTTCTTCATCTTATTAGTCGAGATCTTTGTGGGATTGATTATTGATGGAAAAAGTATTTagttagtttaaattaaattattgcaaatgtttttttgtatttcttggttttataaataaattcttgttTGCCATtgcgtgtgtttgtttgtCGGTGTGTTATGCACGATTATAAACTACAATTAACTTGTCGAATACTTGGGATctgttgtaatttttattttgtggcgCATGTGAGAGCTTTAAGAGATCTGTCATTTACAACagatttaatgaattttgttttcacttCTTGGTTTTGTTATTCTAcgctaaaaattattttaaaatttattaacacAGATGACTTTATATTTTCCGAAAGGTTTTGCTTCTGCCTCTTCACAATAGTTACccatttttttcataaattttttgcttgttttttataaataatttcactgcTTAGATCTTTCgttaatcaaaacaatttgtttgccaactAACTAGCCAAAATGTATCCATACATGTgtataagttaaatattataacCGTTTTCTATCGATATTCATCGTTCTTCCttatcaattttgttttttgtcatatcgtgttgttattgttgtttgcttgttttcaattgttttttagttAACTAAACTACAGATAAACACACAGCTACGCACATTGAATGAAATCTTCTGCtggatttaagtttaatttctCTTGTTGTTGATTTCGACTTTgcttgtttaatattaaaatcttaCATTAGAAACACATcaaatattagaaatatttttcatatatatctatatatgtatattgtatattcAGCCATTTGGCTACACTTTCTTCGCAAAGTTTGGAACTCTgcacaaaaacaagaaaataataataatcaattaaaattataatacagaGCTTAATCATAAATAGGTGGAAATATTTTGAGAATTGTTTGAATCTATTTATCTAACATAaattttgttgctttgttGTTCTCTAAGATAACTGGGATCGAACCAAATTTCGAAATAATTTCCAATCTATTCCAAATATTCTGCAAtcggtttttttgttgtgtatgTGAGTGTTTTCGTGAGTGTGTATGCGTTTATCAATAttcataattattatataatatcacatcaactttgtttttatatttgttattattaacttTCCTCTTTCTGCTTCGGTTTATCGCTTTCGATTCTTATTGTTTGCTCTcatatatatagaaatttgTTAGTTTTCCTTTTCTCAATACAGTATATAGATTTATGTATGCATGCATGCGTTTAGAAGTAATAGCCTAATAGAATCGTGACAAAAAAACATGTATTATACATTATGCACTGAAGTTATACATAACATATAAGCTACATTTGATTCCTGGATTATGATGATGATACATGGTGATGGTGTACACGCATCCATACATACAAATGGGGTTAATACTCGATTCTTCCGACCGGGGGGTGTTACCttgtgttcaatttaaaaCGGATCACCGACCACCGTTCACTGAGTGAGGTTTTCTTCTGCTTGTCTGCCTTAAcgttttacaatattttgaatattcctTATGGTTTTGTTTGTTCTCCTCACTCTCCTCGTTTTCaatacttcttttttttgcaatttttttcgtttttcaaaaagtaccttttttgtttaagccaAAAAGTCAGTCCAATAAGAGTTTTGAGTTGCCTGCAACTGCagttgatttgtttttgttttcattttggttttttggttttgttttagaGCTTAGGTtccaaataattgtttttgctttaGCGTTGAGttgatttgttatttgcaAGAGTAAGTTGATAGTTTGTGGTCCAAAAGTTTGCCTCTACGGTTAAACATCACCTCTTTCTCTGTATTCCGCAATGAGGATCATGAATCTGGGGGATCGCGACGAAGGGGGCACGACCGATAGATGTTGCTATTGCGATTGCTGCTATTgttgtttctgctgctgttactgttgttgttcGGAGGGATTGAGTTCTGAGCAGCCCAGCTATTCTGGTTCGCCATCCATGCCGCTCCTCCGTCGAGGGACTCACTGGGATTAGTAGAGCTTCTTCTTGGTCAGCGTGAAGTCGGGACTAATGTTGATAGTATTGCTACGTGTGAGGTTTCTGGTGGAGATTGACAAGTTACTTAATATGCTGATGCTGGCGCACTAAACATCACTCAGTGGCACTCACTTTATAAACTGCGGCAGCAGGGAGGTCCAGCCGCTCTTGTCCTGCCTCAACGTCAAGTACAACTCAAATATCGACACCGTGTCCGGGTCCACCTTAAAGGATGCAATGCGCCTGCAAggggaaaatagaaaatattaaaatttgtatggtTGGTTTTATTGCTTTAGCAGGCAAattatgaacaaaatttaaaaataataataaataatcataaatacTTTGTTTTCTGAACCTTTTTCTGCTAATCAACAATAAATCCATGATCGTCAAGTATCCTTTCAGATTGCCCACATAGTACCACTCACCTCACATTATTCGGCTCGCTCTCGAACTCAATGAAGAGTGTGCAGGCCCGCTCGCCACACGGCTCCCGCTCCGACATCCGGATGATCTCGGCGGCGATGCGCTGCGTGAGGTCGTTGGGCAGCGTGACCTCGGTGCAGGCCAGGTGGCGTCGCTTGGCGTCCCGCAGCTGGGCCTGCAGCTGATGCGAAAGCTCCCGCACCGCGCTGGCGCTCACGTCGTCCAGGTTGTCGGCGGCCCCGAATCGAGCGCCGGCCGTCGACTGGAGCGGCGAGGCGGGAAGTGGGTGGTGgtaatgctgctgctgctgctgctgctgatgatgatgatgggcgGTGCTGGCCAGCACGTTGGTCATGTAGGCGTGGTGATAGGCGGCAGCACTGCCAGCGCTAAGCGGCACCTCGAAACTGGCCGCAGCCAC
Protein-coding regions in this window:
- the LOC128257397 gene encoding protein new-glue 1-like; amino-acid sequence: MKFLFVVALIALAIQLAYSASGTDDTATTTTAATTTTTTAATTTTSASATTSTTASSTHKKRCWKGNNWCHTRIPNKKCKNPKRCHKTVVIVTHRKN
- the LOC128257365 gene encoding protein charybde, with the protein product MCHPKLQLNFHWQAATAPLEEEEELTAAANGNVNGNTAAGEGVLDVDVVDGHPASVLHMRQHQALNTRPPVTPPTAGGGGPMAGGGAGGVVTTPKQATSPVAAASFEVPLSAGSAAAYHHAYMTNVLASTAHHHHQQQQQQQHYHHPLPASPLQSTAGARFGAADNLDDVSASAVRELSHQLQAQLRDAKRRHLACTEVTLPNDLTQRIAAEIIRMSEREPCGERACTLFIEFESEPNNVRRIASFKVDPDTVSIFELYLTLRQDKSGWTSLLPQFIKNLTRSNTINISPDFTLTKKKLY